In Streptomyces capitiformicae, one genomic interval encodes:
- a CDS encoding FAD-dependent oxidoreductase: MTTARRVLVIGGGSAGNSVTILLRRAGLTVDLIEAKPDWNATTGSGITVQGNALRVLRELGVWEQVEASCFPFGSLGITDLGGTLLHVFEDIKTGGEDLPATVGMQRPELQQILIDAVRASGATVRLGTTAENLEQDADGVSVRFSDGTNGRYDLVIGADGLNSATRAAIGITAEPEPTGQAIWRTPAPRPADVTRTDLTFGGPAYTAGYCPTSETTLYAYVVEACRSRDAVPPESYADEMRRLADHYGGVWPEIAKHITDPAKINYTWYHRLLVEGSWHRGRIVLIGDAVHCCPPSLAQGAAMSLEDALVLAELLTSGRDWDDELFHAYYERRIPRVRTVVDASVQLGQWQLDAVHGDMSGLIGRSMTFLKALP, from the coding sequence ATGACCACAGCCCGTAGAGTCCTCGTCATCGGCGGCGGCTCCGCCGGCAACTCGGTGACGATCCTGCTCAGGCGCGCCGGCCTCACCGTCGACCTCATCGAGGCCAAGCCCGACTGGAACGCCACCACCGGCTCCGGGATCACCGTCCAGGGCAATGCCCTGCGTGTCCTGCGTGAACTGGGTGTCTGGGAGCAGGTGGAAGCCTCCTGCTTCCCCTTCGGCTCGCTGGGCATCACCGACCTGGGCGGCACCCTCCTGCACGTCTTCGAGGACATCAAGACCGGTGGGGAGGACCTGCCCGCCACCGTTGGCATGCAGCGCCCCGAGCTCCAGCAGATCCTCATCGACGCGGTCCGCGCCTCCGGCGCCACCGTCCGTCTGGGCACCACCGCTGAGAACCTGGAGCAGGACGCCGACGGAGTCTCGGTGCGGTTCAGCGACGGCACGAACGGTCGCTACGACCTGGTCATCGGCGCCGACGGCCTCAACTCGGCCACTCGCGCGGCCATCGGCATCACGGCCGAACCCGAACCCACAGGCCAGGCGATCTGGCGCACCCCCGCACCGCGCCCTGCCGACGTCACCCGCACCGACCTGACGTTCGGCGGCCCCGCGTACACCGCAGGGTACTGCCCGACCAGCGAGACCACTCTCTACGCCTACGTCGTCGAGGCATGCCGCAGCCGTGACGCGGTCCCGCCGGAGTCGTACGCGGACGAGATGCGCCGCCTCGCCGACCATTACGGCGGTGTCTGGCCCGAGATCGCCAAGCACATCACCGACCCAGCGAAGATCAACTACACCTGGTACCACCGGTTGCTGGTCGAGGGCTCCTGGCACCGCGGCCGGATCGTCCTGATCGGCGATGCCGTCCACTGCTGCCCGCCCAGCCTCGCGCAGGGGGCGGCCATGTCGCTCGAGGATGCCCTCGTCCTCGCCGAGCTGCTCACGAGCGGACGGGACTGGGACGACGAGCTGTTCCATGCCTACTACGAGCGTCGCATTCCCCGGGTGCGGACAGTCGTCGACGCGTCCGTGCAGCTCGGCCAGTGGCAGCTGGACGCAGTGCACGGCGACATGTCGGGGCTGATCGGCCGGTCCATGACCTTCCTCAAGGCGCTCCCCTGA